In Gadus morhua chromosome 2, gadMor3.0, whole genome shotgun sequence, the DNA window aTGAAAGCATCAGCGGTGTGCTCCATTTTCTACAGTGTTCAATGTTGTTTAAAGGGAAATCAAACAGTCTTTTGATGGACTATAAACCAACCCAATCAGGGCCACAAAAAGGGAGCAAGGAGCAGAAAGACCGAAAGATGGAGAATGGGTCCTAAATATAAAGATTGAGCTATAAGGAGAATGATCAattaaaatagagagagagaaaaaaagggagagagagagcatacagagtaagagaaggaggaaggcagAATgagaaacatagagagagaaagagaaagaaagagggagaacaaaAATATGTGATACACACGTCCCAGTGGGGGGTATTTACTGTGACCATGTCCTCCCCTCAGCTCCTCATCACTGCCTCATTCCCCAGCACTATGCTTATAACTGATGTCTGTAGTCGCATGACTTTGCTGACTCTTCCCGGCTCGCGGCTCATCCtttgttgctatggaaacaggtGGCCCCTAAAAACGCAcagactcaacacacacacacacacacacacacacacacacacacacacacacacacacacacacacacacacacacacacacacacacacacacacacacacacacacacacacacacacacacacacacacacacacacacacacacattttcctcCACTTGCACCACCAGTGCATCATTAAGAAGTCATGATCAATCAAACAACCTCTTCCCTCTCTGGTGAAGAGATGTCTGTGTTTTCGTCTCTGCACTCCCAATATACTGTTTCCCTCTCCCCAAGCATACCCTTAAAATTGACATTTACACACACTCTTGTGGTTTTCTAAATGTATAACTTTTGATTAATGCACAGAAGTAATAAGGACATTTTTCACCCCAAAAAGTACATATCTGATTAAACATACAGACAGTGCGGTATCACACAACAGGCACAAattagagaaaaaaaataaggcATAAAATAAATAGATGCAAGAGAGTAATTGGGGATGGAGTATTCACAATGGTTATCCATTTAGTCCTGTTTTGCTTTTTAGATTTTCCAAAGTGAATTGTGCATTTATTAAAGATAATCCATTTTTGTAGATCATTGCATCATTGTATATTTGTTTGTCAAAATATTTCAAACTTGTGCTGCATGACAATTGCAAACACAGAAGACGATATGAGAGGTATGAACTGAATCTGATATCCACTAGTTGCGACTGTTTATCCTGTATTGACCAGTAGGGTCTGTATCCCAGAGTCCTTTGCGCACCACAATAGTTGCCAGTCATCGCCGAACGAAACGAGCGAACGTGAGTTATGACTTGCTGATAAAAACAACCAGAACCTTTTATGCCCCATTCAGATCTATATTTGAAAGGTTTTATAAATAGATAATACTGTTTTCACAGACACTATGAAGGAGACAACAGCGAAACGACGCGAGAAACCCAAGGACTCCAAAGCCGACAAGCAGAAGGATGCGGGCCCCGACCCGCAGGACGTGGAGATGCCCGAGGAAGATGCAGCTAACGCCGTCAAACTACCCAAGGAACTGGATAACCTCACTCTCGACGGTAGGATCGGGTCGTAATTACAAATAACCCAGGGAAATCACACAGTTCACAGTAACTTGGTTTAACCTCTCGCATGTTTACCATGGTATTGAGCTACTACATAGCATAGCCAGCTAGCAAACTAGCAGTCGAAAAACTGTCTGTAGTCTTTTCAGAGTGTACACATGAACTTCCAAATCTGAAATAAGGTACCCATTACCTGTACATGTTCATTGAAATGTGTTCTGATAAGAATGTGATGCTTATGGCGAAAGATCTTATGCGTCACTCAACAAATACAAGTCACTGTTATGACTGACAGCAATTGGAGACCCGTTTTagctaagctaacattagctaTGTATCTGCTGTGCTTGTGTCAGTGACTTATGTCCTCGTTGTCTGCGTATATTGTTTGGCTGGATTTTGAGAAAACCTTCTATTCTGTTTTTATATGAACTGTGTTTTTTACCTTGTAATTTGAAATTGATGCATTAAAGCAGTGATTCTTAAGTTTACAATGGCATTTCTATAACCTTTAGATTATGtgtcaatgttatttttgtgcTGCCCATTTATTGAAATTCTTATGCCATGTGTCTCTAAACATTTGTTCACAGTACTCTTTACCATCCCACATCCCACTACTACCTTTAGTCTCATTGTCTCGTCTCACATATTGCCCTGTTGCCACAAACCACAAACGTTCCCTCCCTTTCTCATCCCCGCTCTCTTTATCTCACTCTCTTACTCTTTCTGCCTCGTTCCAACCTCCTCAGACATCAAGGAGCATGTGAAGCAGATAGAGAAGGCGGTGTCTGGGAAGGAGCCGCGCTTCGTACTGCGCGCTCTCCGGGCGCTCCCCTCCACCAGCCGCCGTCTCAATGCTAATGTGCTGCACAAGGCCCTCGCTGGCTTCTACACCAGCAACGCCACGGCCCGGGACTACCTGCTGGGTTTCCTGGAAGAGGTAGGGTCTGGCAGGAGAGGCACTGCAGCCTGTGAGCTGAAGGGAAGGGATACACCAGGGCTTTCATAAGATGTTCAGCAGTTATCGGATTAGATTCACTGGACCTGATTTATAGTGGGATCCCCTAAAGTGGTTCTGGGTCGAATCATGTATTTAGAGCCTCACCACTCACTTAAAGAAAAATGTAGCCAGGAATACTACAAGCTGTTTTGTCTGACTTTTTCAGACTTTCTGTGTTCATTGAAAGGTTTGAAATTCAATTCATTACTTGGCCTGCTGTACAGAAATGAGCTGTACCCTCCACTAGCTTGACGGCAAGCATCTGTTAGTCTCTGTCTTTACATCAAACAACATCCTATTCATTGTGCTATGATATGCAGGGAGCTGCCAGTTCTACATCCTGATAGTGATGTAAATCTGGGGAGGGAAGCAAGACTTGGAGCTCCTCATTATTCTTAATTAATGTCTatccctccatcctcttctcctTCGTCCCACATCAGCCCATGGAGACAGTGGAGGGGGACATCCCCTTCCGGCCCAGGACGGGGAAGGCAGCCGCCACACCTCTGCTGCCTGAGGTGGAGGCCTACCTCCAGCTTCTGGTGGTGGTCCACCTCACCAACAACAAGAGCTACACAGAGGTGGGTTATCTTTATGAATATGTCCTATTGAAATGTGTCTGTGCAAATGGAACCTAAGGCATGGGTTAACCTAAGGCAAAACCACTTTCGACAAGTTTTCCAACTGCTTGAGCACTTTGAACCATAATAACATATTGATTggtaattttcttttttttgggtgTTCTCCCTGCAGGCCCAGAGAGTGTCTGACGACCTGCTCCAGAGGGTCGGCTCTCAGAACCGCCGGGCTTTGGACCTGGTGGCCGCCAAGTGTTATTACTATCACTCACGCGTCTACGAGTTCCTCAACCAGCTTGACACCATCCGCAggtacgcacatacacacacatactgcggACATAAAGGATCGAGCCATGTACATTCTGGGAGTGCAAAGGCCCTGGCCACTACACTATATAAAGCATTGCTAGCCATCATTAGTGGCTATTGAAGCACTACATGATTACAGGCGGCTTACCCAGACTAACCCTAGCAaaacgtctccctctctctctgcctcccaaCCAGTTTCCTCCACACCCGGCTGCGTACGGCCACGCTACGTCACGACGCAGACGGGCAGGCCGTGCTTCTCAACCTTCTGCTGAGGAACTACCTCCAGTTCAACCTCTACGACCAGGCCGAGAAGCTGGTGTCCAAGTCGGTGTTCCCCGAGCTGGCCAACAACAACGAGTGGGCCAGATACCTCTACTACACCGGTCAGTGGTGGGGGTGCAACCAAGTCCCTTCGCTCGAAGAAAGGCGTGTGGTTTTGGTTTTTCCACTGTACATACGCTGTGTGTGCAAAGTGGTACCAACAAATCACCAGCTTGTAGGTGGCCCAGATTATGAAATTGTTGGGATGGATTGAGATGTTGGAGTAGTTGGGATGGACTGAGCTGTTGGGTTAATTAAGGAGACCCAGACGGGTCTAATCTAGAACACTGACCCTTAACATCCTCTGAAGAGAAATTCGGCCTGCAAGTGGCTCTGAAGATCAGCATTGGCTCCCTTGATTGCCGCCCAACATGTCAgtccagggccggcgctcggcataggcacCTAGGCGATCCCCTGGGgcggtgtcatgccaaatttgtaccggctgccaaatttgtaccgggcgcgtcacccatacgtaatccattccaaacctgcctggcaacagatgatcgcgtcgcgtcgaatgacgtgaaaggttcacgaacattcgcgaaccttcaagctcgttcattcgcacttgtccgttatctgtattgtgctatttcgtccttgacctgctttaaacactcagtttacttgctaaatttgattaaacaattaaatacaatacaaatataaagtaaaaacaagtgatatctagcgatccgttttctgtattattgtggcgagcagcgcgggaaggacgagtcgccacattatgttatttcgtctttggcaacatgagcgtgaatgttttttgaaacccgctttaaacactcagtttactagctaaatttgattaaacaattaaatacaatacaaatataaagtaaaaaaacaagtgttatttagcgatccgttatctgtattatgttatttcgtcttttctaacatgagcgcgaatgttttttgaaacctgcccggcaacggacaacactTAGTAATCAGTTGTCCGGACAACTGTTGACGTGCccaatttggcatgacagcggcaaatgtgttggggg includes these proteins:
- the psmd3 gene encoding 26S proteasome non-ATPase regulatory subunit 3; translation: MKETTAKRREKPKDSKADKQKDAGPDPQDVEMPEEDAANAVKLPKELDNLTLDDIKEHVKQIEKAVSGKEPRFVLRALRALPSTSRRLNANVLHKALAGFYTSNATARDYLLGFLEEPMETVEGDIPFRPRTGKAAATPLLPEVEAYLQLLVVVHLTNNKSYTEAQRVSDDLLQRVGSQNRRALDLVAAKCYYYHSRVYEFLNQLDTIRSFLHTRLRTATLRHDADGQAVLLNLLLRNYLQFNLYDQAEKLVSKSVFPELANNNEWARYLYYTGRIKSIQLEYTEARRTLTNALRKAPQHTAVGFKQTVHKLLIVVELLLGEIPDRLQFRQPSLKRSLMPYFLLTQAVRMGNLAKFNQVLEEFGEKFQVDGTYTLIIRLRHNVIKTGVRMISLSYSRISLADIAQKLQLDSPEDAEFIVAKAIRDGVIEASINHEKGYVQSKETMDIYGTREPQLAFHQRISFCLDIHNMSVKAMRFPPKAYNKDLESAEERREREQQDLEFAKEMAEDDDDSFP